One genomic segment of Brassica napus cultivar Da-Ae chromosome A3, Da-Ae, whole genome shotgun sequence includes these proteins:
- the LOC106350738 gene encoding uncharacterized protein LOC106350738 produces MAFLCNYLQKSWTESHEEFRVNSIDLFLRFRSHGWRMRSTRDRTLQAIVSQVWRFPVTIIQDEEDEVMWKHGQDDFRDSFSSNKTWSLIRDPRENVAWYCVNWFPQGVPRFAIFAWLAIKDRLSTGARIRNWGLMQPCLFCGEPVETRDHLYFACPYTYTVWIEVVGNLFGDAPDPDWETTLERITARETGRLSAILLRLAFQVAIYYIWIKRNNRRHNHISKPASQLCREIDKTKRNRILSTKYYESPKLYGLMQCWFSTRGAIIV; encoded by the coding sequence ATGGCATTCCTATGTAATTATCTCCAAAAATCATGGACAGAATCTCATGAGGAATTCCGCGTTAATAGTATAGATCTCTTCTTGAGGTTCCGATCCCACGGGTGGAGGATGCGAAGCACTCGTGATCGCACGCTCCAGGCTATTGTCTCACAAGTTTGGAGGTTTCCGGTCACTATAATACAGGATGAAGAAGACGAAGTAATGTGGAAGCATGGGCAGGACGATTTTAGGGATAGTTTCTCATCAAACAAAACCTGGAGTCTGATCCGTGATCCTAGAGAAAATGTTGCTTGGTATTGTGTGAACTGGTTCCCACAGGGAGTACCCCGGTTCGCAATCTTCGCTTGGCTAGCAATAAAAGACAGGCTTTCTACAGGGGCTCGTATACGCAATTGGGGGCTGATGCAGCCTTGTTTGTTCTGTGGTGAACCTGTGGAGACTCGAGATCATCTCTATTTTGCATGCCCTTACACATATACAGTTTGGATAGAAGTCGTTGGCAACCTGTTTGGAGATGCTCCTGACCCTGACTGGGAAACTACTTTGGAAAGAATCACAGCTCGAGAAACTGGTCGTCTATCAGCCATTCTCTTGCGGCTGGCCTTCCAAGTAGCTATCTATTACATCTGGATAAAGAGGAACAATAGAAGGCATAACCACATATCGAAACCTGCAAGCCAACTTTGCAGAGAGATTGATAAAACAAAACGTAACAGGATCCTTTCTACCAAGTATTATGAGTCTCCGAAGCTGTACGGTCTTATGCAATGTTGGTTCTCCACCCGGGGTGCGATCATCGTTTGA